Proteins from one Faecalibacterium sp. I3-3-33 genomic window:
- the rpsK gene encoding 30S ribosomal protein S11 yields MASANNAKKGANVRMKRKERKNIAAGQAHIQSTFNNTVVTITDLQGNAVSWCSSGSLNFRGSRKSTPFAAQSAAETAAKTAIEHGMKTVEVYVKGPGAGRESAIRALQATGLEVTLIKDVTPIPHNGCRPPKRRRV; encoded by the coding sequence ATGGCAAGTGCAAATAACGCCAAGAAGGGCGCAAATGTCCGCATGAAGCGGAAAGAGCGCAAGAACATTGCTGCTGGTCAGGCTCACATCCAGTCTACCTTCAACAATACTGTCGTTACTATCACCGACCTGCAGGGTAATGCAGTGTCTTGGTGCTCCTCCGGCTCCCTGAACTTCCGTGGCAGCCGCAAGAGCACCCCGTTCGCAGCTCAGTCCGCTGCCGAGACCGCAGCTAAGACTGCGATCGAGCACGGCATGAAGACTGTTGAAGTTTACGTCAAGGGCCCCGGCGCTGGCCGCGAGTCCGCTATCCGTGCGCTGCAGGCTACCGGTCTGGAAGTCACCCTGATCAAGGACGTGACTCCCATCCCCCACAACGGCTGCCGTCCCCCGAAGCGCCGTCGTGTCTGA
- a CDS encoding response regulator transcription factor → MVRVLVVEDEANIRDMIALNLRHAGMEVVEAESAEAALPLLAQKPGCDAAILDVMLPGMNGFSLCETIRRTDQQIGIIILSAKGQEQDKIRGLSIGADDYMTKPFSVSELMARVEALCRRVIRTKEEDSNGNTPLGTLTSGDFVLDENRRVLLKAGQPIELTQVEFQIMELFFRNPGTALVREKILKGVWGENYFGDVKIVDVNIRRLRMKVEDEPSHPTHIMTVWGYGYRWEE, encoded by the coding sequence ATGGTACGAGTGCTTGTTGTAGAAGATGAAGCCAATATCCGTGATATGATCGCCCTGAACCTGCGCCATGCGGGGATGGAGGTGGTGGAGGCCGAAAGCGCCGAAGCTGCCCTACCGCTGCTGGCGCAGAAGCCCGGCTGTGATGCCGCCATTCTGGATGTGATGCTGCCGGGCATGAACGGATTCTCGCTGTGCGAGACCATCCGCCGCACCGACCAGCAGATCGGCATCATCATCCTCAGCGCCAAGGGGCAGGAGCAGGATAAGATCCGCGGCCTGTCCATCGGTGCAGACGATTACATGACCAAGCCCTTCAGCGTCAGCGAGCTGATGGCGCGTGTGGAGGCGCTGTGCCGCCGGGTCATCCGCACCAAGGAGGAGGACAGCAACGGGAACACCCCGCTGGGTACCCTGACCAGCGGAGACTTTGTGCTGGACGAGAACCGCCGCGTGCTGCTGAAAGCCGGTCAGCCCATCGAGCTGACGCAGGTGGAGTTCCAGATCATGGAGCTGTTCTTCCGCAACCCGGGTACCGCGCTGGTGCGCGAAAAGATCCTGAAAGGGGTCTGGGGCGAGAACTACTTCGGCGATGTAAAGATCGTGGATGTGAACATCCGCCGCCTGCGCATGAAGGTGGAGGACGAGCCCAGCCACCCCACCCACATCATGACCGTGTGGGGCTACGGCTACCGGTGGGAAGAATAA
- a CDS encoding sensor histidine kinase, whose translation MRSGITRRWLRGNLLITVLVVLLAEAMFLYSYTRSYYGSVQQIMYRRFSSVTGQLKMYTGDTAQSAAASRSLALRRMVEQFADKDKYEFMLLDSYGGVIASSSGTDAEGIVSSKDFEQALGAPDGLGVAVYRTQSGEMVMAACSLVPYDAEDVAALRLVTSLALVERQVKNAVIVSGFIAVAILLFTVMSGLYFVRGIVVPLGQVERTAAGIARGELDVRLPLTGDPHDEVDRLRGTINQMAEGLEETEKMKNEFISSVSHELRTPLTSIRGWVETLMTLDDPTDENYRKGLEIINNETGRLNNMVEELLDFSRLQNGRIRMECRPLDLVAELTDAVLFCEARIRQEGLLLHYTEPEEMIPVYADPDRLRQVFINILDNAIKYSAPGGRITVKLWAGEYKAFVEIIDQGRGIPPEDLENVKTKFYKGSNSVRGSGIGLALVDSIMTALDGTLDIKSTLGRGTVVTLGLPLYHKA comes from the coding sequence ATGCGAAGCGGTATCACCCGCCGCTGGCTGCGGGGCAACCTGCTTATCACCGTATTGGTGGTGCTGCTGGCCGAAGCGATGTTTCTGTACAGCTATACCCGCAGCTACTACGGCAGTGTGCAGCAGATCATGTACCGGCGGTTCTCCTCGGTGACCGGTCAGCTGAAAATGTATACCGGCGATACCGCCCAGAGCGCCGCCGCCAGCCGCAGTCTGGCGCTGCGGCGCATGGTGGAACAGTTTGCCGATAAGGACAAATACGAGTTCATGCTGCTGGACAGCTACGGCGGCGTCATCGCCTCTTCCAGCGGTACGGACGCGGAGGGTATCGTCAGCAGTAAGGATTTTGAACAGGCGCTTGGCGCACCGGACGGTCTGGGCGTGGCGGTGTACCGCACTCAGTCCGGCGAGATGGTCATGGCGGCCTGCTCGCTGGTGCCCTACGACGCCGAGGACGTGGCTGCGCTGCGGCTGGTCACCAGTCTGGCGCTGGTGGAGCGGCAGGTCAAAAACGCCGTTATCGTCAGCGGATTCATTGCAGTGGCAATATTGCTGTTTACGGTCATGTCCGGGCTGTATTTTGTGCGGGGCATCGTGGTGCCGCTGGGGCAGGTGGAGCGCACCGCCGCCGGCATCGCCCGGGGCGAGCTGGATGTGCGTCTGCCCCTGACCGGCGACCCTCACGACGAGGTGGACCGGCTGCGCGGCACCATCAACCAGATGGCCGAGGGACTGGAAGAGACCGAGAAGATGAAGAACGAGTTCATCAGTTCGGTGTCCCACGAACTGCGCACACCGCTTACCTCTATCCGGGGCTGGGTGGAGACCCTGATGACCTTGGATGACCCCACCGATGAGAACTACCGCAAGGGGCTGGAGATCATCAACAACGAGACCGGGCGGCTGAACAATATGGTGGAGGAGCTGCTGGATTTCAGCCGCCTGCAGAACGGACGCATCCGCATGGAGTGCCGGCCGCTGGACTTGGTGGCAGAGCTGACCGATGCGGTGCTCTTCTGCGAGGCGCGCATCCGGCAGGAGGGGCTGCTGCTCCACTACACCGAGCCGGAGGAGATGATCCCTGTCTACGCCGACCCCGACCGTCTGCGGCAGGTGTTCATCAATATTCTGGATAACGCCATCAAATACTCTGCCCCCGGCGGACGCATCACGGTAAAGCTGTGGGCAGGGGAGTACAAAGCCTTTGTGGAGATCATCGATCAGGGACGCGGCATCCCGCCGGAGGATCTGGAAAACGTAAAGACCAAGTTCTACAAGGGCAGCAACTCGGTGCGCGGCAGCGGCATCGGTCTGGCGCTGGTGGATTCTATCATGACCGCACTGGACGGTACGCTGGATATCAAAAGCACTCTCGGGCGTGGCACGGTGGTCACGCTGGGTCTGCCGCTGTACCACAAGGCATGA
- a CDS encoding DUF1385 domain-containing protein, whose product MNQPKKERFKTSVGGQALMEGIMMRGPKQMCCAVRKPDGTIETKLDPTPTHGVWTKIPLVRGAIAMIESMIVGYRYMMYSAQVSMGDDYDPAEEETAFEKWVGEHLGEKAENALMTVAAVLGGLLAILLFTVLPTFLVGGVNRLLPLGRWGKVVLEAVLKVAIFLTYMVAISKMKEIHRVFEYHGAEHKTIACYEAGDPLTVENVRKYTRFHPRCGTSFLILVVIVSVFLYSVLPWGSIGLRVVCKLLLLPLVMGISYELLKWCGRSDNIATRIIRQPGIWVQHLTVFEPDDSMIEVAIAAVTPVLPETPEEGKW is encoded by the coding sequence ATGAATCAACCTAAAAAGGAACGCTTTAAGACCAGCGTGGGCGGGCAGGCACTGATGGAAGGCATCATGATGCGCGGCCCCAAGCAGATGTGCTGCGCCGTGCGCAAACCGGACGGCACCATTGAGACCAAGCTCGACCCCACCCCCACCCATGGGGTGTGGACGAAGATCCCGCTGGTGCGCGGTGCCATTGCCATGATCGAGAGTATGATCGTGGGCTACCGCTACATGATGTACTCGGCACAGGTGAGCATGGGCGATGACTACGACCCCGCCGAGGAGGAGACCGCCTTTGAAAAATGGGTGGGAGAGCATCTGGGCGAAAAAGCCGAGAATGCGCTGATGACCGTGGCGGCGGTGCTGGGCGGTCTGCTGGCGATTTTGCTGTTCACCGTGCTGCCCACCTTCCTTGTGGGCGGGGTGAACCGTCTGCTGCCGCTGGGGCGCTGGGGCAAGGTGGTGCTGGAAGCCGTGCTGAAGGTGGCCATCTTCCTGACCTATATGGTGGCGATCTCCAAAATGAAGGAGATCCACCGCGTGTTCGAGTACCACGGTGCAGAGCACAAGACCATTGCCTGCTACGAGGCGGGCGACCCGCTGACCGTGGAGAACGTGCGCAAGTACACCCGCTTCCACCCCCGCTGCGGCACCAGCTTCCTCATTCTGGTGGTCATCGTCAGCGTGTTCTTGTACAGCGTGCTGCCGTGGGGCAGTATTGGTCTGCGGGTGGTGTGCAAGCTGCTGCTGTTGCCGCTGGTCATGGGCATCAGCTACGAGCTGCTCAAGTGGTGCGGTCGGTCGGATAACATCGCCACCCGTATCATCCGGCAGCCGGGCATCTGGGTGCAGCATCTCACCGTCTTTGAGCCGGATGACAGCATGATCGAGGTGGCCATTGCAGCCGTTACCCCCGTGCTGCCCGAGACCCCGGAGGAGGGCAAATGGTAA
- the rpsD gene encoding 30S ribosomal protein S4: MAKNTQPIAKRCKALGISPAVMGYAKKNTTRNSNGNVRKKQSEYASQLKEKQKVKFIYGVLEKQFHNAYLKAEARPGKTGENLLQIMECRLDNVVFRLGFAQTRRDARQLVSHAHFTVNGKKVNIPSYQVKAGDVIEVRESSRSSAKFAKLTGAEAPVVALPAWLNRETGSLKGVVAKLPERSDIDYEVAEHLIVELYSK; this comes from the coding sequence ATGGCAAAGAATACGCAGCCTATCGCAAAGCGTTGCAAGGCCCTGGGCATTTCTCCTGCGGTCATGGGCTATGCAAAGAAGAATACCACCCGCAACTCCAATGGCAACGTCCGCAAGAAGCAGTCTGAGTACGCATCTCAGCTGAAGGAGAAGCAGAAGGTCAAGTTCATCTACGGCGTTCTGGAGAAGCAGTTCCACAACGCTTACCTGAAGGCAGAGGCTCGCCCCGGCAAGACCGGTGAGAACCTGCTCCAGATCATGGAGTGCCGTCTGGACAACGTCGTGTTCCGTCTGGGCTTTGCTCAGACCCGCCGCGACGCTCGTCAGCTGGTGTCTCACGCTCACTTCACCGTCAACGGCAAGAAGGTCAACATCCCCTCTTACCAGGTGAAGGCTGGCGATGTGATCGAAGTGCGCGAGTCCAGCCGCAGCTCTGCAAAGTTTGCAAAGCTGACCGGTGCCGAGGCTCCCGTCGTGGCTCTGCCCGCATGGCTGAACCGCGAGACCGGTTCTCTGAAGGGCGTTGTCGCTAAGCTGCCCGAGCGCAGCGATATCGACTACGAAGTCGCAGAGCACCTCATCGTCGAGCTGTACTCCAAGTAA
- the rplQ gene encoding 50S ribosomal protein L17, which produces MPGTRKLGRTSDSRNAMMRAMVTYLLENGKIETTVTRAKDVRSMAEKMITLGKASDLHTKRQVYAYITKEDVAKKLFDEISPKYADRNGGYTRIIKIGARRGDAAEMAVLELV; this is translated from the coding sequence ATGCCCGGTACCAGAAAGCTCGGTAGAACCAGCGACAGCCGCAACGCTATGATGCGCGCTATGGTTACCTACCTGTTAGAGAATGGCAAGATTGAGACCACTGTCACTCGCGCTAAGGACGTTCGTTCCATGGCCGAGAAGATGATCACCCTTGGCAAGGCCAGCGACCTGCACACCAAGCGTCAGGTCTACGCCTACATCACCAAGGAAGATGTTGCAAAGAAGCTGTTTGATGAGATCAGCCCCAAGTACGCTGACCGCAACGGCGGCTACACCCGCATCATCAAGATCGGCGCTCGCCGCGGCGACGCAGCTGAGATGGCAGTTCTGGAGCTCGTCTGA
- the map gene encoding type I methionyl aminopeptidase, producing MIQIKNAKELDGMRRANALSAAALKYGGEHIEAGMTTWELDKLIYDFIVKHGGIPNFKGLYGFPGTACISLNDTVIHGIPSHDIVIRPGDIVSIDTGAKVDGFNGDNACTYAVGKVDLEAQRLLEVTKASLYKGIEQAVAGNRIGDIGYAVQSYCEDAGFSVVRDFVGHGTGKELHEDPEVPNYGHQGRGPRLVPGMTIAIEPMICQGDYKIKQLSDGWTVKTKDGGLAAHFEHSIAILKDRTEIMTRSWDDPDFDPATFSLK from the coding sequence GTGATCCAGATCAAAAATGCAAAAGAGCTGGACGGTATGCGCCGGGCAAACGCCCTGAGCGCAGCTGCCCTGAAGTACGGCGGAGAGCACATCGAAGCAGGCATGACCACTTGGGAGCTGGACAAGCTGATCTACGACTTCATCGTGAAGCACGGCGGCATTCCCAACTTCAAGGGTCTGTACGGTTTTCCCGGCACAGCCTGCATCAGCCTGAACGATACCGTCATCCACGGCATCCCCTCTCATGATATCGTCATCCGCCCGGGTGACATCGTGAGCATCGACACCGGTGCCAAGGTGGACGGCTTCAACGGCGACAACGCCTGCACCTACGCGGTGGGCAAGGTGGACTTGGAAGCCCAGCGCCTGCTGGAGGTGACCAAGGCTTCTCTGTACAAGGGCATCGAACAGGCCGTGGCGGGCAACCGCATCGGCGATATCGGCTATGCCGTGCAGAGCTACTGCGAGGACGCGGGCTTCTCTGTGGTGCGTGACTTTGTGGGTCACGGCACCGGCAAGGAGCTGCACGAGGATCCCGAGGTGCCCAACTACGGCCATCAGGGCCGCGGGCCCCGTCTGGTGCCCGGCATGACCATCGCCATCGAGCCGATGATCTGTCAGGGTGACTACAAGATCAAGCAGCTCAGCGACGGCTGGACTGTCAAGACCAAGGACGGCGGACTGGCTGCTCACTTTGAGCACTCCATCGCCATCCTGAAGGACCGCACCGAGATCATGACCCGCAGCTGGGATGACCCGGATTTTGACCCGGCCACCTTCAGCCTGAAGTAA
- the infA gene encoding translation initiation factor IF-1 — protein MSKEDVIEIEGIVREAMPNAIFKVEMLSEDKNTGKLTPSGHILLAHISGKLRTNFIRILPGDKVTVEMSPYDLSKGRITWRSK, from the coding sequence TTGTCTAAAGAAGACGTCATCGAGATCGAAGGCATTGTGCGTGAAGCCATGCCCAACGCCATCTTTAAGGTGGAAATGTTGAGCGAGGATAAGAACACCGGGAAGCTCACTCCCAGCGGTCACATCCTCTTAGCGCACATCTCCGGCAAGCTGCGGACCAATTTCATCCGTATCCTGCCCGGGGACAAGGTAACCGTGGAAATGTCGCCCTATGATCTTTCTAAGGGCCGCATCACCTGGCGCTCCAAATAA
- a CDS encoding N5-glutamine methyltransferase family protein, producing the protein MVNEAMLPRAAVREVEQRLTAAGCPDADFDARELFRLATGRDVRLSDRPLTAEQAAALEVLCTRRAAREPLQYLCGSWSFLDFELAVGPGVLCPRADTEVVAQAAAETLVGIAAPRVLDLCAGTGCLGLGVKRFCPAAQVTCVEKSPAAFVYLEKNARCALTGQGRQTENVLEPSALEQADAPSFDWGPALNALRAGKKPAYAVQPVQGDLFTYWETLPEGQLELIVSNPPYLTAAEMEQLQPEVAQEPAMALEAGEDGLVFYRALAQHYQNALCPGGALVLEIGWQQREAVTALLAEYGWADIRCIQDFGGNDRCVTARRPK; encoded by the coding sequence ATGGTAAACGAAGCAATGCTCCCACGCGCAGCGGTGCGGGAGGTGGAGCAGCGGCTGACCGCCGCAGGCTGCCCGGACGCGGATTTTGACGCGCGGGAGCTGTTCCGGCTGGCCACCGGGCGGGACGTGCGCCTTTCCGACCGTCCGCTGACCGCAGAGCAGGCGGCGGCGCTGGAAGTGCTCTGCACCCGCCGCGCCGCGCGGGAGCCGCTGCAATACCTCTGCGGCAGCTGGAGTTTTTTAGACTTTGAGCTGGCGGTGGGTCCCGGGGTGCTCTGCCCCCGGGCAGATACCGAAGTGGTGGCGCAGGCCGCTGCCGAGACCCTTGTGGGCATCGCAGCGCCCCGGGTGCTGGACCTCTGCGCCGGTACAGGCTGTCTGGGGCTGGGGGTCAAGCGCTTCTGCCCCGCTGCGCAGGTGACCTGCGTGGAAAAAAGCCCGGCGGCCTTTGTCTATCTGGAAAAGAATGCCCGCTGCGCTCTGACCGGGCAGGGCAGACAGACCGAGAACGTATTGGAACCCTCTGCCCTTGAGCAGGCAGATGCTCCTTCTTTTGATTGGGGCCCGGCGCTGAACGCCCTGCGGGCAGGCAAAAAGCCCGCCTACGCGGTGCAGCCGGTGCAGGGCGACCTGTTCACCTACTGGGAGACCCTGCCGGAGGGGCAGCTGGAACTTATCGTCTCCAACCCGCCGTACCTGACCGCCGCCGAGATGGAGCAGCTGCAGCCCGAGGTGGCGCAGGAGCCTGCCATGGCGCTGGAAGCCGGGGAGGACGGCCTTGTGTTCTACCGGGCGCTGGCGCAGCACTACCAAAATGCGCTGTGCCCCGGCGGGGCGCTGGTGCTGGAGATCGGCTGGCAGCAGAGGGAAGCCGTAACCGCCCTGCTGGCGGAGTACGGCTGGGCAGACATCCGCTGCATTCAGGACTTTGGCGGCAACGACCGCTGCGTGACTGCCCGCCGCCCAAAATAA
- a CDS encoding adenylate kinase — MNLILLGAPGAGKGTQAEIICAKLNIPSISTGNILRAAVKEGTEMGLKAKSFMDAGALVPDEVIIGILKERLAQADCANGFILDGVPRTIAQAEAIETMGIRIDKVLELQVEDNVIVERMSGRRVCEKCGASYHILNKKSKVEGVCDLCGGKTVIRKDDQPATVLDRLKAYHEQTEPLVEFYRTRGKLAEIKFCPSIEETTAEVMKALEA; from the coding sequence ATGAATCTGATCCTGTTGGGCGCACCCGGCGCAGGCAAAGGCACGCAGGCCGAGATCATCTGCGCAAAGCTGAACATCCCTTCCATCAGCACCGGCAACATCCTGCGCGCTGCTGTCAAGGAGGGCACCGAGATGGGCCTGAAGGCCAAGAGCTTTATGGACGCCGGCGCGCTGGTGCCCGATGAAGTCATCATCGGCATCCTGAAGGAGCGTCTGGCACAGGCTGACTGCGCCAACGGCTTCATTCTGGACGGCGTGCCCCGCACCATTGCGCAGGCAGAGGCCATCGAGACCATGGGCATCCGCATCGACAAGGTGCTGGAGCTGCAGGTTGAGGACAACGTGATCGTGGAACGCATGAGCGGCCGCCGCGTCTGCGAGAAGTGCGGCGCAAGCTACCACATCCTGAACAAGAAGAGCAAGGTGGAGGGCGTCTGCGACCTGTGCGGCGGCAAGACCGTCATCCGCAAGGACGACCAGCCCGCAACCGTGCTGGATCGTTTGAAAGCCTACCATGAGCAGACCGAGCCGCTGGTGGAGTTCTACCGCACCCGCGGCAAGCTGGCAGAGATCAAGTTCTGCCCCTCCATCGAGGAGACTACGGCTGAAGTCATGAAGGCTTTGGAGGCATAA
- the rpsM gene encoding 30S ribosomal protein S13, translated as MARIAGVDLPREKRVQVGLTYVYGIGQTTANKILEATGINPDTRVKDLTLDEEAKIRDYIDQANILVEGDLRRNVALDIKRLVEIQSFRGTRHRKNLPCRGQRTKTNARTCKGPKRTVANKKK; from the coding sequence ATGGCACGTATTGCCGGCGTTGACCTGCCCCGCGAGAAGCGCGTTCAGGTGGGTCTCACCTACGTTTATGGTATCGGCCAGACCACTGCTAACAAGATCCTGGAAGCAACTGGCATCAACCCCGATACCCGCGTCAAGGATCTGACTCTGGACGAAGAGGCTAAGATCCGTGACTACATCGATCAGGCTAACATCCTCGTTGAAGGCGACCTGCGCCGCAACGTGGCTCTGGACATTAAGCGTCTGGTCGAGATCCAGTCCTTCCGTGGCACCCGCCATCGCAAGAATCTGCCCTGCCGCGGCCAGCGCACCAAGACCAATGCTCGTACCTGCAAGGGTCCCAAGCGCACTGTCGCAAACAAGAAGAAGTAA
- the secY gene encoding preprotein translocase subunit SecY — MFQTFRNAWKIPELKNRLLFTLAILVVYRLGCAIPVPFVSGSALTQMFANGDMLSYLNMMSGGALARCTLFALGVTPYINASIIVQLLTVAIPALENLAKEADGQQKLQQINRYAGAVVALIMSIGYYFVIRNMGALKYVSGAVGVFAAVVIIATFVAGAQLITWAGEQIDDKGIGNGVSLLIFASIVSNWSSLYTSVTGLMTRAAAGEPQFYILLPVLVILALVAVVFVVVMTNAERRITIQYAKRVVGRKQMGGQNSYLPLKLNMSGVMPIIFASALVSIPGTIGSFLQIDQTAHPVWYAFFHTFNYTSWLYVVIYLLLILAFNYFYVAIQYNPVEIANNLRRNNGSIPGFRPGKPTSDFITRTLNKITLIGAIFLAAVAVLPIILGNLTGMSIQLGGTSLLIVVGVALDTTRSLDSFMTMRNHKGFLG; from the coding sequence GTGTTCCAGACATTCCGTAACGCATGGAAGATCCCCGAGCTTAAAAATCGTCTTCTGTTCACGCTGGCGATCCTCGTGGTTTACCGTCTTGGCTGTGCCATCCCCGTGCCGTTCGTTTCCGGCTCTGCACTGACGCAGATGTTTGCAAACGGCGATATGCTCTCGTACCTCAATATGATGAGCGGCGGCGCACTGGCAAGATGCACGCTCTTCGCGTTAGGTGTGACACCCTATATCAACGCCTCTATTATTGTGCAGCTGCTGACTGTGGCCATTCCCGCGCTGGAAAATTTGGCAAAGGAAGCAGACGGCCAGCAGAAGCTGCAGCAGATCAACCGGTACGCCGGTGCCGTGGTCGCACTGATCATGAGCATTGGCTACTACTTCGTGATCCGCAATATGGGTGCACTGAAGTATGTTTCCGGCGCAGTCGGCGTGTTCGCCGCTGTGGTCATCATTGCTACCTTCGTTGCAGGTGCTCAGTTGATCACCTGGGCGGGCGAGCAGATCGATGACAAGGGTATCGGCAACGGTGTTTCCCTTCTGATCTTCGCCTCCATCGTTTCCAACTGGTCCTCGCTGTACACCTCTGTGACGGGTCTGATGACCCGCGCAGCGGCCGGCGAGCCGCAGTTCTATATCCTGCTGCCCGTTCTGGTGATTCTGGCACTGGTCGCTGTGGTCTTTGTGGTGGTCATGACCAACGCAGAGCGCCGCATCACCATCCAGTACGCCAAGCGTGTGGTGGGTCGGAAGCAGATGGGCGGCCAGAACAGCTACCTGCCCCTGAAGCTGAACATGAGCGGCGTCATGCCCATCATCTTCGCTTCGGCACTGGTGTCCATCCCGGGCACTATCGGCAGCTTTTTGCAGATCGATCAGACCGCTCACCCGGTCTGGTATGCGTTCTTCCATACCTTCAACTACACCTCTTGGCTGTACGTTGTGATCTACCTGCTGCTGATCCTGGCATTCAACTACTTCTATGTGGCCATCCAGTACAACCCTGTTGAGATCGCCAACAATCTGCGCCGCAACAACGGCTCGATCCCCGGCTTCCGTCCCGGTAAGCCGACCAGCGATTTCATCACCCGCACCCTGAACAAGATCACCCTCATCGGTGCCATCTTCCTGGCTGCGGTGGCTGTACTGCCGATCATTCTGGGCAACCTGACCGGTATGAGCATTCAGCTGGGCGGTACCAGCCTGCTGATCGTGGTTGGTGTGGCACTGGATACCACCCGCAGCCTCGATAGCTTTATGACCATGCGCAACCACAAGGGTTTCCTTGGCTGA
- the rpmJ gene encoding 50S ribosomal protein L36: MKVKPSVKPICEKCKVIRRKGRVMVICQNPKHKQRQG; the protein is encoded by the coding sequence ATGAAGGTCAAGCCTTCCGTGAAACCCATCTGCGAAAAGTGCAAGGTCATCCGCCGCAAAGGCCGCGTGATGGTCATCTGCCAGAACCCCAAGCACAAGCAGCGCCAGGGCTAA
- a CDS encoding DNA-directed RNA polymerase subunit alpha: MMEIERPKIETASLSPDGRYGKFVAEPLERGFGITLGNSLRRVLLSSLPGVAVTSVKIDGVVHEFSTIEGVKEDVTEIVLNLKGIAAKLYTEGPKTVRVEAVGPCEVTADNIKQGDDIEILNPEWHIATLGEGAKLVMELTFDKGRGYVPAERNKQAIIEKNDINTLPVDSIYTPVLKVNYNVESTRVGQAIDYDKLTIEVWTDGTINAQEAVSLAARVLTEHLNLFVNLSDEAAGAEIMVEKTNDDKEKALEMTIEELDLSVRSFNCLKRAGINTVEDLVSKSEDEMMKVRNLGRKSLEEVMAKLDSLGFKLNTDDE; this comes from the coding sequence ATGATGGAGATTGAACGTCCCAAGATCGAAACGGCAAGCCTGTCCCCGGACGGCCGCTACGGTAAATTCGTGGCAGAACCTCTGGAGCGTGGCTTTGGCATCACACTGGGCAATAGCCTGCGTCGTGTGCTTCTTTCCTCTCTGCCCGGTGTCGCCGTGACCAGCGTCAAGATTGACGGTGTGGTCCACGAGTTCTCCACCATTGAGGGCGTCAAGGAAGACGTTACCGAAATTGTCCTGAACCTGAAGGGTATCGCTGCAAAGCTGTACACCGAGGGTCCGAAGACAGTGCGTGTTGAGGCAGTTGGTCCCTGTGAGGTCACTGCTGACAACATCAAGCAGGGCGACGACATCGAAATTCTGAACCCTGAGTGGCACATTGCAACTCTGGGCGAGGGTGCCAAGCTCGTTATGGAGCTGACTTTCGACAAGGGTCGCGGCTATGTGCCCGCAGAGCGCAACAAACAGGCTATCATCGAGAAGAACGATATCAACACCCTTCCCGTTGACAGCATTTACACCCCTGTGCTCAAGGTGAATTATAACGTCGAGAGCACCCGTGTTGGACAGGCTATTGATTACGACAAGCTGACCATTGAGGTTTGGACTGATGGCACGATCAACGCACAGGAAGCCGTTTCTCTGGCTGCCCGTGTGCTGACCGAGCACCTGAACCTGTTCGTCAACCTGTCGGACGAGGCCGCCGGCGCTGAGATCATGGTAGAAAAGACCAACGACGACAAGGAGAAGGCTCTGGAGATGACCATCGAAGAGCTGGATCTGAGCGTGCGTTCCTTCAACTGCCTGAAGCGCGCAGGGATCAACACGGTGGAAGATCTGGTCAGCAAGAGCGAGGACGAGATGATGAAGGTCCGTAACCTCGGTCGCAAGAGCCTGGAGGAAGTCATGGCTAAGCTGGACTCCCTCGGCTTCAAGCTGAACACGGATGACGAATAA